The sequence ccttggcaactttaagacttgtggacttcaactcccagagttctttgggagttgaaatccacaagtcttaaagttgccaaggttggagacccctgcactggaaGGTTATTGGTGAAAGTCATTCCAAGGTTGTCCTTCTGagctcttcttccctcctctcccaactgcagagatgtggtatggagtCTTCCTGTGGGCACTGGTATCGTCTCTCTTCTTCCACATTCCTGCAGGACTACTGTCTCTTTTCACTCTCCGGAGGCACCGATATGGCAGGTTCATGCCAGTGAGCATCTTCCTGATGGGCCTCGTTGGGCCGTTAGCTGCCGGGACCTTAACAAGTAGGTTGATTCTGGCAGGATTTGTTGGGTAGAGTTCTGGATCCTAGCAGGGGAAAGGTCTGGTTTACATGTCCCCCATTATGATCAtacgtcaagaactacctgtatttggggAGAAATACCCCAAAGGTATGTGTCAGGCCAGTGAATATATTCTTTCTCCCGCCCCCCCTTTCCTGTACAGGTGCTGCAATTGCCGGCGTCTACCGAGCTGCTGGGAAGAAGATGATCCCCTTTGAGGCTCTGACTTGGGGAGTGGGACAGACCTTCTGCGTGGTGATGATTTCCTTCTTACGGATTTTGGCTACTCTTTAGCCCCTTCCCCCCTTGGTCCTGGAAGACCACCGCTAGAGAATCACGGAACAGGAGCTTCAAAAGTGTGAGAAAGACCACAAAATAGTTACGTGCAATACCTTTTTGAAAGAAAGAGAGCTTTGCAACAGCTTCGCTTAACTTGAGGTTGACTTGTTGAGAAGAAACCTTGCCCTGGATTGAGGCAAGGGGTCTCCCTGAAGGACCTCCCTCATCTAAGGTCAGCCAGCCAGTCAAGAGAGTGGTAGATCCTTCtacgcatcatcatcatcatcatcatcatcatcactgacTTGGCTGCTTTCAATGTCCGCATTGTGATATTGTTGGAGGGATTGTCCTCGGGCTAAGAATAAGAAGAATGACCTACAAGGAAATGTGGAAATGTTCGTACTCACTGCTGTTGGTGAACGAGTGTTCAGGCGCCAGGTCTCAAACGAAAACTGATTCTGTGTTCATAAGTTGTGACATTTTTGTAACCTCAAGTGCCAACCTGAgcgtttctgtttttcttttttttaaagtatggttATCTGATTTAGGTTGTGGGAGTGATGCCGATTTGActccagagaagaaaaaagaacggGGTAACCATTCTGTTACCTGAGTGGGGTTTCTACGGGGGAGGGGATGCTTCACCCTGATGGTTTGAAGCTTTTCCTAGGGGAAAATGGGAAGGGGAGGCAGCCCGAGCAGCCGCATCAACCTGCCCCCTCCGATGGGAAGCGTTCGGCCTCCCTATTAGTGCTGAGTccaagaaagaaaattctttaCTGCTACCTCAAGCGCACAGGacatatttaaaatgtaattttgctGGCAGGTGGTTTTACTGCAGGGGGCAGAGGAGTGGAGGCAAGGCCCGGAAACGCATTTTGAAACCTGGGAGGCTCTCTCTTAATTCGCTTCTGGTGGACTCCCAGAGAAACTGTGGGAAATTGTACAATTGATTGCTGGCTGGattcgaaggaaggaaggaaagaaggaagaagtggCTGCACTTTTGGATATGCTTGTCTAGGAATCCTCCATTCCCTGCAGGCAAGAGGCTCGGATTGCTTTGGGGACCTCACAAGTGCCTGGGCGCAATGTTGCCCACCCTCCTGGGATCAGTTTTGCAACCCACCAGTGCCCTTTCTCAGTGGCAGCCATGCACTGTTGCCCAGGAGCTCACCAGTCTGCCTCACGGAGGCAGATCCCAGTATATTTACCCCAAGAGCATGAGAGGATTCATTTGCTGGGACTGAGGGAGGGAGGACATGTCCTTTAGGACTCAGATGGGACATACATGGTTAGACTGCCTCATTTATCAGGAATTTGacaccatccctctctctctccccaaaagGTCCTGTCTCTGCACCCCACTTCTCCCCATCTCAATGCTTGTGAAGCCTCCTGGATGATTATCGGGGTGTCTTCTGAAACCCAATTTTCTCTGAGCTCgattaatcctttttttaaaaaaaaagaaataagtgcTGTGGACCACAGGCAGGCTACCTGCAagcattccccctcccccatttttatcACTGTGAAGGATTCCCTCAATTGACCTGGTCAAATATGAGGTGTGTGTGAGCTTTTCCCCTCCATTTTACGAAAGGACACATGCCAAAAACGTGGTTTGTATCTTGACATAGGAGGCTTAACACAGCCCAGGGAAGCTTGCCTTGGCTCACAGGTGATGGGGCTCACCCTGCTTTGCCATATTCCCACTCACTGTGCCCCCTCCCCTAATTTAAGTGCATCTTACTGCTCTCGCAAGCTTGCCCATCAATACATTTTAAACAGTAAAGACTTAAAATGTGTGATTGTTCTCATTTTTAATGTATGGGTCGTGATTAAGTGGCCAGAAtgtcagaaaaaaaattgtgatcTTTCAAACACTTGTCACTTTTGATGTGTTCCAGAACTGGTTGAATGTGATCACCCCACCTCTATGATCGTCCTTCCTTTGGCAAATTGCTCTCTTAGCTCTCTTATTTTATACTTTCACTTTAGTTTTGCCAGGCCTTTCTAACTTCCTTCTTGAGCCAGATGCTTGAGGAGGTAAAAACTGTCTTTTTCCCTCAGCCTCCTGAATTCACTTGATTGTTTGCCCTTGGTGGTTGGAATCCTAGCTTTAGTGAGCATGAAAGGATCAACCAAGTCAGGAAGAATTAAATCTGCAATCTCATTATTACCCAGCAGCAGGGAGCTTGgtgaaacttgaaaaaaataaagagtgAAAGCCCACTCAGACTCATCCAAATGCTAAGAACAGGATTGGCTGTTCCATTCACTGCCTTTACCAAATATCTACATTTACGAACACATTGACTTGCAATGGAGAAGGAgagtctctctccccccctctctctcttcgtACAACGGTGGAGAGGTTTGTTAGGAGCCTCCCACAAACTGGGTTTAAAGGCAGGGCTGATGGACTCCTTCCTTGCAGCAAATTTTTCCTTCGCACACCTGCCAGAGGTGCACCTGTTGTCTTGTTGGCAAATGCCCACAGCGTTTGCATGCCACTGATCCCTGAAACAAATGCAAACCAATCTTTGTACAGGGGGAGAATAAATCTCCCAATACcggtttttatttttctattgacATTTCTGATTCTAACATTGGTATTTTAGCTAATAAAATCCCAGCTAAGTCTTCTAAACAAAGAGTGCTTTATATCTCATGATTTGGGGCTGTGGGGTTGGGGGTTGGGATTGATTTTAGAAGAACGTGGTTTCCTGCTGGccggggacttctgggagttgaaatctacaagtcttaaaattgcccaaAATTGGACACTCCTGACTGACATTGTTGGCCAACACTTGTATCAGCACAAGCACAATTTATTTCAAAAAGGGGGAGTTATAAAAAGCTTAGAAGATTAAAAAGATAAACGTACCACGAGTATCTAATgaatgttttggggaaaaaataagtgCATGTTTTTAAAGTCAAGCTCACCTCGGATAACtccagtttccttggcaacattTCCAAAATTGTCTGCTATCTTTGGGGTTTTTGTTTTCGTTTTTAAAGTTAACTTGGGAGTCCAGCCAAAATcagatgagaatagaatagaattttttatcggccaagtgtgattggacacacaaggaatttgtcttggtgcatatgctctcagtgtacataaaataaaagataccttcatcaagatacaacacttacaacacaaatgatggtcaatatatcaatataataatataaatcataaggattaccagcaacaaagttacagtcatacagtcataagtggaaggagatgggtgatgagaatgatgagaagattaatagtgcagatttagtaaatagtttgacattgttgagggaattatttgtttagcagagtgatggccttcgggaaagaactgttctggtgtgcagtgctctatagcgtcgttttgagggtaggcgttgaaacagttGCCGATGGTTTGGTTAAAGTTCAGGATTTCCCCCATGTTCCATGGTGAACTCTTCACTTAACAGCACCTGCCAGCTGATCCAAGGTGACAATGATTGGCACTTTGGAGGTTGGAAAGGAATTTTCTCCAAGAATAGGTGGAATTTTTGGTCCTGGCAAGGATTACTTGCTTTGTGCTGGCCAATACAGCAATAgtaatatggaaaaaaaataatttttaattaccgTAGTgcgtgcttttttctttcttgggttaatATATgcttggggctatttatattgtaaatataaagccgattacaggtagtccttgatttatgaccacaattgagcccaacatttatgttgttaagtgagacatttgttaagtgggttttgccccattttacaacagttcttgccagagttgttaagtgaatcactgcaggtgttaaattagtaacagttaagtgaatctggcttccccattgactttgcttgtcagaaggttgcaaaaggtgatcccatgaccccgggacacagagatggtcataaatatgaaccagttgccaaacacctgaattttgatcatgtgaccatggggatgctgaaacagttgtgtgaaaactggtcataagtcacttttttcagggctgttgtgacttcgaacggccactaaatgaactgttagtcGACTGAACCACTAACTAGGATTCTAAGAGAAGCTGAATGACTGGGGATCCAAATTATGATCCTGCTTTTGTAACATCAGTAGACATAGAAtatctgagttggaagggaccttgaagatcatctagtccaatcccctgctcgagcaggagagtctacaccattttagacaaatggctgtccaatctcttcttaaaagcctccagtgatggatcacccacaacttctgaaggcaaattgttccactggttaattgttctcactattaggacttTTCTTAATTCCAGATTTAGTttcctccttgtttagtttccatccattgctccttgtctggccttctgatgctttgaagaataagttgactccctcccctttgtggtagcccctcaaatactggaaaatgatgtctgaaatatgcCTGTATGGCATTATTTCCTCCTCTCCTGGCATATGAACcctgtaattttttaaattgcaaCAATGATTGCAGAATATAATCTGGAATATTAGATGGGCTATTTGGGGATGGAATTTGCTTTTCATTCTCCTGAACTGCTGCTCCATTCTCCTGCTATTTTGTTATTTCCACTGTTTTTTTATAACTTATGCTGCTTCAGCCTGGGTTGTTTCCAGAGAATCCCCATCTTGGTATTGCATGTCTCCCAGACAATATGAAcgtaagaaaaaaaagattgcactatGCCGTGAAGATAAATATCGTACTCTGCTGTTGATTATTATTAGAAACATTCTCTAAATTGAGACTAATATTTTTGCACTTGGTTCTTatttataaattcaaaaaatcaGAGGTCATGAAACAATATAGGTGAAATGCTGAATGAATTCCAAAAGGGAAGCATAAAAAGAATTCCCCAAAAACAGGAgctgtgattttttccccttatatcctgcatacagtaacaaaataataattttccctAAATTATAAAGTACAAAATGATGACAAACATCTAGGAAGTTCTGATCTATTTTATGTATAgttataaaatcaaaataatgcAGCTTTCTTGAATGTAGCTATATCTatgtatataaaagccaaataccactcactcatcacgaaatATCCAGAACGGTAAAGtctacaaatttgaaatttggcatgtaCGTTCTCTTGAAAAGGATTtgtcaaaatgaccaccagatcattagtatttcgtACACAgtattatattaacatgctctgatgctaaggagctagacttctaagccccctccccatctgaaaagaactctgttccaactgccagttgccttatattaaccctCTCTGATgttaccccttcgctaaaccgggtgtgggcatggccagcgcgtgactcatccggcctgtgggctgggacattctactcccccactgttccaactgccagttgccttatattaacatgctttgatgctacggagttacacattctacattacatttcaggctttaagtgtcaagttATCACGCCCAATCagagtttcatagcgaagcacggATGTCCAGCTAGTTTTCTTATAGACTG is a genomic window of Ahaetulla prasina isolate Xishuangbanna chromosome 12, ASM2864084v1, whole genome shotgun sequence containing:
- the TMEM170A gene encoding transmembrane protein 170A isoform X2 — translated: MAEGGGASPPDSGGLLQQILSLRLIPRLGNATSPACAAALCHFTGLLSLFTLRRHRYGRFMPVSIFLMGLVGPLAAGTLTSAAIAGVYRAAGKKMIPFEALTWGVGQTFCVVMISFLRILATL
- the TMEM170A gene encoding transmembrane protein 170A isoform X1 translates to MAEGGGASPPDSGGLLQQILSLRLIPRLGNATSPACAAALCHFTEMWYGVFLWALVSSLFFHIPAGLLSLFTLRRHRYGRFMPVSIFLMGLVGPLAAGTLTSAAIAGVYRAAGKKMIPFEALTWGVGQTFCVVMISFLRILATL